In Streptomyces sp. NBC_01551, one DNA window encodes the following:
- a CDS encoding cupin-like domain-containing protein, with amino-acid sequence MAVPDGVSDANGTAGVEVTRMSFDAFMAVGPRGLYKADRPVVVKLPSTVQGLGRDEVAARLAEMTVTLFTEPGDKNHPGRWETRDIKLREFFADERHLASADTWHRVVSNIRGNAADVNAVVGFDAEEFFGYGKSLYAANLWISHRGVFTKNHFDEFENFNIALEGRKRFIIAPPGVRAYYPRSVLRGFGDKSEVVDLDDADLLRYPRIAAKLAQRRDFVLEPGHMLYLPLGWWHQAESLDEMNINVNFWLKSKKILRRPHVLGVALYTYAYRRAKGVYSYQPTEVNS; translated from the coding sequence ATGGCAGTACCGGACGGTGTATCCGATGCGAACGGGACGGCGGGCGTGGAGGTCACCCGCATGTCGTTCGACGCATTCATGGCCGTCGGCCCCCGGGGGCTGTACAAGGCCGACCGACCCGTGGTGGTCAAGCTGCCGAGCACCGTGCAGGGACTCGGCCGGGACGAAGTGGCGGCGCGCCTGGCCGAGATGACCGTCACCCTCTTCACCGAGCCGGGCGACAAGAACCACCCGGGGCGCTGGGAGACACGGGACATCAAGCTCCGCGAGTTCTTCGCGGACGAACGGCACTTGGCCAGTGCGGACACCTGGCACCGGGTGGTGTCGAACATCCGCGGCAATGCGGCCGACGTGAACGCCGTCGTCGGCTTCGACGCCGAGGAGTTCTTCGGCTACGGCAAATCCCTGTACGCGGCCAACCTGTGGATCAGCCACCGCGGAGTGTTCACCAAGAACCACTTCGACGAGTTCGAGAACTTCAACATCGCGCTCGAGGGACGCAAGCGGTTCATCATCGCTCCGCCCGGCGTGCGGGCCTACTACCCGAGGTCCGTACTGCGCGGGTTCGGGGACAAGTCCGAGGTGGTCGACCTCGACGACGCCGACCTGTTGCGCTACCCGAGGATCGCGGCGAAGCTCGCCCAGCGCCGTGACTTCGTCCTTGAGCCGGGTCACATGCTCTACCTGCCGCTCGGCTGGTGGCACCAGGCCGAGTCGCTGGACGAGATGAACATCAACGTCAATTTCTGGCTCAAGTCCAAGAAGATCCTCCGCAGGCCGCACGTGCTCGGCGTCGCGCTGTACACGTACGCCTACCGGAGGGCCAAGGGCGTCTACAGCTACCAGCCCACCGAGGTGAACTCCTGA